TTTCCCTGACCACCTGGCGGATGGCCTCCAGCTGGCTGCGGGTGGCGGTGACGATCAGGGCGTTGGAGGTCGGGGACGGGCTGACCATGGTGGTGTCCTGGCCGGTCTCCCGGTTTTCCCGGCGCGAGGTGAGTACGTCACGCACGGCCTGATGGGCGAAGTCGGATTGCAGGTGCTGGAGCTGGAGCACCTCGGTGGTGAGGTCCGGCGATTCTTCGACGGCCTGGGCGCTGATGCGCAGGGTTGAGGGGGTGCTGGAGAAGTGGAGGCCGGAGGCGATCACGGCGTTCTCCAGGAGTTGCTCCAGCTCCTTCGGGCCGCTGTAGGTGGCGAAGATGGAGATGGGCGCCGAGCGGATATCCGAGCCCACCACCACGGACTTCTTCAGGTGCTGCGCGGACCATTCGACGAAGTCCTGGAGGGTGGCGTCGTACAGCTCGATACGGTCGGCGGCGCTGGCCAGCGGCGCTTGCAAGATGGCGGCGAGGGCGAGCGTGGGAAGGGGTTTCCAGTCCATGGCGGTGTCCTCTAGCGGAAGACGGAGTGGTAGTCGGCATCACGGACCAGGAGGGCTTCACGGGGGCCCCGGTCCTTGACGGTGATGCCTCGGGCGGCGAGGTCGTCCTGGCTGATGCGCAGGTCCCGCTCATCGAGGAAGACGTACAGGGTGCGGCCGGCCAGGCGGCCGTAGGTGGCAATGCGCAGGCCGGGGAATTCTTCGGCCAGGGGGCGATCCGGCGTGGTAACCGGGGCGGAGGTCATGGCGCGGGGCTGTTCCTGGACGGAGCCCGGCAGCTGGATGAAGGCGATGGACGCGAAGAGGGGCGCGGCCACGAGAAGCGTGCAGGCACCTCCCAGGAAGAAGGCGTTGAGGACGCGGGTACGCCGGAAGAAGATGCGGGTGGTGCGCATGAAGAACCTCCAGTTGCGCGGGGCTCGGGGAAGGCGCCGATGCCAGTAACCGGGCGGCAGCATGGAGTAGGAGCCTTTGTCGTAGCCCTCGTCGTATTCCTGGGTGGTGTCGTAGTAGTCGTAGAACTCTTCGCCGCGGTAGTACCAGTCATCCACCTTGGGCGAGTTGAACTTGGCGCCGTACTTGACGATGGCCTGGTGCAGCTTGGGCAGGCGGCCGTTCCAGCGGCCGAAGGTGAGCAGGCGCAAGGGCCAGCGGAAGATGAAGGGCAACTTCAGCCGGTCCCAACGGTTGATGTAGACGACATGCTCGGCGATGGATTCGCGGACCTGCTTGTCGATGACGTTGACGTTCTGCACGCAGAGCCAGAGGTCCCAGCGGCGCTTGCGCAGGTAGAGGAAGAACTTGAGCAGGTCGGAGCGGCCACCCTGGTTCCAGTCGCGGGAGTTGAGCCAGACGCCGGCCTCATCGAGGAAGATGCCGCCGAACATTTCCTCGTCGTAGGTTTCATGGCCGACGCCGAGTCCACGCAGGTCGGCGGCCGTAGGCAGGTCGGGCAGCCGGACAAGGCGCGAGTAGGTGTTGCCGGGCCTGCAGAGCTTGTTCATGAACACGTCGACGTTGACCGCAACGCGGCGACGGGCCTTGAGGTA
This genomic window from Pseudomonas furukawaii contains:
- a CDS encoding zonular occludens toxin domain-containing protein; this translates as MAVYIVTGKLGAGKTLLLVMQILNYLKARRRVAVNVDVFMNKLCRPGNTYSRLVRLPDLPTAADLRGLGVGHETYDEEMFGGIFLDEAGVWLNSRDWNQGGRSDLLKFFLYLRKRRWDLWLCVQNVNVIDKQVRESIAEHVVYINRWDRLKLPFIFRWPLRLLTFGRWNGRLPKLHQAIVKYGAKFNSPKVDDWYYRGEEFYDYYDTTQEYDEGYDKGSYSMLPPGYWHRRLPRAPRNWRFFMRTTRIFFRRTRVLNAFFLGGACTLLVAAPLFASIAFIQLPGSVQEQPRAMTSAPVTTPDRPLAEEFPGLRIATYGRLAGRTLYVFLDERDLRISQDDLAARGITVKDRGPREALLVRDADYHSVFR